Proteins encoded by one window of Akkermansia muciniphila ATCC BAA-835:
- the nusA gene encoding transcription termination factor NusA, which yields MTNDIKALIDYYEREKGLSREKILLALESAFLSAYRKMVPGSGSINYLRAEINVDKGKVRIFADLEVVPDEEYSDKFNQIPLSLAVKLDKNAVLHDLLPTNITPKGFGRIAVQTARQTMLQKLLDAEKEMLYDEFKDRAGDLVTGTIRRFEKGDIFVDLGKFEGVMTSRERVPNEDYSVGDRMRFYVVEVRTEARGPEVILSRSHPNLVRRLFESEVVEIGDQTVEIHGIAREAGYRTKVAVISHDDKVDPVGACVGMRGARVKNIVRELNNEKVDILEWTEDPVTFVREALSPVEPREITVDEEARKIFVIVQDDKDLSKAIGRRGQNARLTSRLMGWDVQVRVFDVQEAEKRQSQAAAEEVMRQCQAAAKTLSEQLEIPEETAMGLVTMGGTDLVALTGFEASDIAESMGIPAEEAAQILDKARDLISQ from the coding sequence ATGACAAACGATATTAAAGCTTTGATTGACTACTACGAGAGGGAAAAAGGGCTCTCCCGTGAAAAAATTCTCCTCGCTCTGGAGTCCGCCTTTCTCTCCGCCTACCGCAAAATGGTTCCCGGTTCCGGCAGCATCAACTACCTGAGGGCCGAAATCAACGTGGACAAGGGCAAGGTGCGTATTTTTGCGGACCTGGAAGTGGTGCCGGATGAAGAATATTCCGACAAATTCAACCAGATCCCCCTTTCCCTGGCCGTCAAGCTGGACAAAAACGCCGTGCTTCACGACCTGCTCCCCACCAACATCACGCCCAAGGGCTTCGGCCGCATCGCGGTGCAGACCGCCCGCCAGACCATGCTCCAGAAACTGCTGGATGCGGAAAAGGAAATGCTCTACGACGAATTCAAGGACCGCGCCGGAGATCTGGTAACGGGCACCATCCGCCGTTTTGAAAAGGGGGATATTTTTGTGGACCTCGGCAAATTCGAAGGCGTCATGACCTCCCGCGAACGCGTGCCGAATGAAGACTACAGCGTCGGCGACCGCATGCGCTTCTACGTGGTGGAAGTGCGCACGGAAGCACGCGGCCCGGAAGTCATCCTTTCCCGCAGCCATCCGAACCTGGTGCGCCGCCTCTTTGAATCGGAAGTGGTGGAAATAGGCGACCAGACCGTGGAAATCCACGGCATCGCCCGCGAAGCCGGCTACCGCACCAAAGTGGCCGTCATCAGCCATGACGACAAAGTAGATCCGGTAGGGGCATGCGTAGGCATGCGCGGCGCCCGCGTCAAAAACATCGTCCGGGAGCTCAACAATGAAAAAGTGGACATCCTGGAATGGACGGAAGACCCCGTCACCTTCGTCCGGGAAGCTCTCAGCCCCGTGGAACCGCGGGAAATCACCGTGGACGAGGAAGCCAGAAAAATCTTCGTTATCGTCCAGGACGACAAAGACCTCTCCAAGGCCATCGGCCGCAGGGGCCAGAATGCCCGCCTCACCTCCCGCCTGATGGGCTGGGATGTCCAGGTGCGCGTCTTTGATGTCCAGGAAGCGGAAAAACGCCAGAGCCAGGCTGCGGCCGAAGAAGTCATGCGCCAATGCCAGGCTGCGGCCAAAACCCTCAGCGAACAATTGGAAATCCCGGAAGAAACCGCCATGGGCCTGGTGACCATGGGCGGAACGGACCTGGTGGCCCTCACCGGATTTGAAGCTTCCGACATCGCGGAAAGCATGGGCATTCCCGCAGAGGAAGCCGCCCAAATTCTGGACAAGGCCCGGGACCTTATCTCCCAATAA
- a CDS encoding sugar transferase, with amino-acid sequence MLIQNADRTTYGINKIVVFVLAFVVFFVVGFVSWQWDGVAPEPWRLRTLVLTPLTMSLLLYVCCDQFGVYYRCQTLWESIRRFVVAYACFVVLSVMIWKFFVPFSADVGVQSLAYLLTFLGSLWLRISRFRAEKRLVEEAPTLVVGTPDHVKEFRRTLESNHVDFRNGLLVMAPEEVDSAVVRNLLIKNCVSKVVFLPEEVDSSVARCLVELCGKMGVDFYASMVVSMPAVHKTYFGVIGGTRMLVYKSTPIPYTTSWQLKKMLDWTGALALLVGTSPLWVLAAVGIKLSDRGPVFYRQKRSGLYGREFGMWKFRTMYRDADKRLDEVKAQYGNDMDGPIFKLEHDPRIFSFGRFLRKFSIDELPQLINVLKGEMSLVGPRPLPVYETEAFTSDAHRRRLSVLPGVTGYWQIAGRSNIREFEKLVELDMKYIDNWSLWLDIKLLLKTVPAVLFARGAK; translated from the coding sequence ATGCTGATTCAAAATGCAGACCGTACTACCTACGGGATTAATAAGATTGTTGTTTTCGTCCTTGCGTTCGTCGTTTTCTTCGTTGTCGGATTTGTGTCCTGGCAATGGGATGGGGTCGCTCCGGAACCGTGGCGTCTGCGGACGCTGGTGCTGACGCCGCTGACGATGTCTCTGCTGCTGTATGTGTGCTGTGACCAGTTCGGCGTTTACTACCGCTGCCAGACGCTCTGGGAAAGCATCCGGCGGTTTGTGGTGGCATATGCCTGTTTTGTGGTGTTAAGCGTGATGATATGGAAGTTCTTTGTTCCCTTTTCCGCGGATGTCGGTGTCCAGTCCCTGGCGTATCTGCTTACCTTCCTGGGTTCCCTCTGGCTGCGTATCAGCCGGTTCCGGGCGGAAAAAAGGCTGGTGGAGGAAGCCCCTACGCTGGTGGTGGGAACTCCGGATCATGTGAAAGAATTCCGCAGGACGTTGGAGAGCAATCATGTGGACTTCAGGAATGGGTTGCTGGTCATGGCGCCTGAAGAGGTGGACAGTGCGGTAGTCAGGAATTTGCTGATTAAGAACTGCGTCAGCAAGGTGGTGTTTTTGCCGGAGGAGGTGGATTCTTCCGTGGCGCGGTGCCTGGTGGAACTGTGCGGCAAGATGGGAGTCGATTTTTACGCGAGCATGGTGGTAAGCATGCCCGCCGTGCATAAAACCTATTTCGGCGTGATTGGAGGAACAAGAATGCTGGTGTACAAATCCACCCCCATTCCCTATACCACCTCCTGGCAGTTGAAGAAAATGCTGGACTGGACGGGAGCGCTGGCGCTTCTGGTGGGAACGTCACCCCTGTGGGTGCTGGCGGCTGTGGGAATCAAGCTGTCGGATCGCGGCCCGGTTTTTTACCGCCAGAAACGTTCCGGGCTGTATGGCCGGGAGTTTGGCATGTGGAAATTCCGCACCATGTACCGGGATGCGGATAAAAGGCTGGATGAAGTGAAAGCCCAGTACGGCAATGACATGGACGGCCCCATCTTTAAGCTGGAGCACGACCCTCGCATTTTCTCCTTCGGGCGCTTCCTGCGCAAATTCAGCATCGACGAGCTTCCCCAGCTCATTAATGTGCTGAAAGGGGAAATGAGCCTGGTCGGCCCGCGCCCGCTGCCCGTTTATGAAACGGAAGCCTTTACCAGCGATGCCCACCGCCGCAGGTTGAGCGTGCTGCCCGGCGTGACGGGGTACTGGCAGATTGCCGGACGCAGCAACATCCGGGAATTTGAAAAGCTGGTGGAATTGGATATGAAGTATATTGACAACTGGTCCCTGTGGCTGGATATCAAACTGCTTCTGAAAACCGTCCCGGCAGTGCTTTTCGCCCGTGGGGCAAAGTAG
- a CDS encoding L,D-transpeptidase family protein: protein MKAVYLCLCMLAAFCFPAAALPADCSQVIVGSADGWNSSHVQLSLLEKGPRGWVMVKGPFPARLGKSGLVWGRGVSLPPAGGPVKKEGDLRSPAGIFELGGVYGTVPAPQKKRSMPYRRITPRDMWVDDPASPLYNQHFVLKHDPVTPWEFKQQMKLNDYAHSLKLFIRHNAADGRQKPVPGAGSSIFFHIWRRDGGAPTAGCTAMSEENLRAMIAWLDPSRHPLYILLPAREYLRLRRAWGLP, encoded by the coding sequence ATGAAGGCAGTATACCTGTGTTTGTGCATGCTGGCGGCGTTCTGTTTTCCGGCCGCGGCGCTCCCTGCGGATTGCAGCCAGGTGATTGTAGGTTCCGCGGACGGGTGGAATAGTTCCCATGTGCAGTTGAGCCTTTTGGAGAAGGGGCCGCGGGGCTGGGTGATGGTGAAGGGGCCGTTTCCGGCGCGTCTGGGAAAATCCGGTCTGGTCTGGGGCAGGGGCGTCAGCCTCCCTCCCGCCGGAGGGCCGGTGAAGAAGGAGGGGGACTTGCGCTCTCCCGCGGGAATTTTTGAACTGGGGGGCGTATATGGAACTGTTCCCGCGCCGCAGAAAAAGCGTTCCATGCCGTACCGCCGCATTACGCCGCGGGACATGTGGGTGGATGACCCTGCTTCTCCCCTGTATAACCAGCACTTTGTGCTGAAGCATGATCCCGTCACGCCTTGGGAGTTCAAGCAGCAGATGAAGCTGAATGATTACGCCCACAGTCTGAAACTGTTTATCCGGCATAATGCCGCAGACGGACGGCAGAAACCCGTGCCGGGTGCGGGTTCCTCCATTTTTTTCCATATCTGGCGCCGGGACGGAGGAGCCCCTACGGCCGGATGCACCGCGATGAGCGAGGAAAATTTGAGGGCCATGATTGCATGGCTGGATCCTTCCAGACACCCCCTTTATATTCTGCTCCCCGCCAGGGAATATTTGCGCCTGCGCAGAGCCTGGGGGCTGCCGTGA
- a CDS encoding 4Fe-4S dicluster domain-containing protein, whose product MSVIKAFLVSPLKWLRVTVAVIFFIGIAYAFLHHIPAWNVPNMTGGGEGMEDSFSLARWQFVPSVLGTLSGAAVSAVILGVLLLLTLLFGRVYCSFICPLGILQDIVFRIRRWLAPKRFLKFSRPVPWVRYGVLALLAACCVTGLAGLSLNWLDPYSIFGRIMYVLAWPAAIWSNNLLAADSSSADLVQMDYFPAAFPVLLASAGMLGLVAVMSAWKGRLYCNTVCPVGTLLGLLSRISLFRLGFDPASCKKCGKCVKSCKAQCLNLKEYKIDSSRCVACYDCVRSCSEGGIRYRWFTRARQLVPAQKKKASPDTALSSSAAVPSIAGSSRRQFLEATAAGLATAALSGCRGDAARKLDPTQCVLPPGAGSLERFLDICTGCQMCVANCPTHVLQPSYLQLGLKGFMKPRMDFATKYCLYDCHRCAEVCPTGAIRRMPVTAERDTEGITKDTTRIAVARFYVCRCLVAREDMDCGACTEHCPTKALYTVPYIGRDGQEHRLPRLDPSLCIGCGACEHACPVTAERPEERERRNSCDLCEEKCEFGRRREMPPRALVVRAVNPQQKAVKKFEDKAVDPVGDADFPF is encoded by the coding sequence ATGTCAGTTATCAAAGCCTTTCTCGTCAGTCCTCTGAAGTGGCTCCGCGTGACGGTGGCCGTCATTTTCTTTATTGGGATTGCATACGCTTTTCTGCACCACATTCCCGCGTGGAACGTGCCGAACATGACGGGGGGCGGAGAGGGGATGGAAGATTCCTTTTCCCTGGCGCGGTGGCAATTTGTGCCGTCCGTGCTGGGGACCCTGAGCGGGGCAGCCGTTTCCGCCGTGATTCTGGGGGTTTTGCTGCTGCTTACGCTGCTGTTCGGCCGCGTATACTGTTCCTTCATCTGCCCGCTGGGGATTCTCCAGGATATTGTCTTCAGAATCCGCCGCTGGCTGGCGCCGAAGCGTTTCCTGAAATTCTCCCGGCCTGTGCCGTGGGTGCGGTATGGGGTGCTGGCATTGCTGGCCGCCTGCTGCGTGACGGGGCTGGCCGGTCTGTCTCTGAATTGGCTGGACCCTTACAGCATTTTCGGGCGCATCATGTATGTGCTGGCATGGCCGGCCGCCATTTGGAGCAATAACCTGCTGGCGGCGGACAGTTCTTCTGCGGACCTGGTCCAGATGGATTATTTCCCCGCGGCTTTCCCGGTTCTGCTGGCTTCCGCCGGCATGCTCGGCCTGGTGGCCGTCATGAGTGCCTGGAAGGGGCGCCTGTATTGCAATACGGTATGCCCCGTCGGCACGCTGCTTGGCCTGCTTTCCCGTATCTCCCTTTTCCGGCTGGGCTTTGATCCCGCCTCCTGCAAGAAATGCGGCAAATGCGTCAAATCCTGCAAGGCGCAATGCCTGAACCTGAAGGAATACAAAATAGACTCCTCACGCTGCGTGGCGTGCTACGATTGCGTGCGCTCCTGCAGTGAGGGGGGAATACGCTACCGCTGGTTTACCAGGGCCCGTCAACTGGTTCCGGCCCAAAAAAAGAAGGCTTCCCCGGATACCGCCCTCTCTTCTTCCGCCGCAGTTCCCTCCATTGCCGGGAGTTCCCGCCGCCAGTTCCTGGAGGCTACTGCGGCCGGGCTGGCTACGGCCGCCCTTTCCGGATGCCGGGGAGATGCCGCCCGGAAGCTGGACCCCACCCAGTGCGTTCTTCCTCCCGGAGCCGGTTCCCTGGAACGTTTTCTGGATATCTGCACCGGCTGCCAGATGTGCGTTGCCAACTGCCCCACCCATGTGCTTCAGCCTTCATACCTGCAGCTTGGCCTGAAGGGATTCATGAAACCCCGGATGGATTTTGCCACCAAATACTGCCTTTATGATTGCCACCGGTGTGCGGAAGTCTGCCCCACGGGGGCCATACGCAGGATGCCTGTTACCGCGGAAAGGGATACTGAGGGAATAACAAAAGATACTACGCGCATTGCCGTGGCCCGGTTTTACGTCTGCCGCTGCCTGGTTGCCCGGGAGGACATGGATTGCGGAGCCTGTACGGAGCATTGCCCCACCAAGGCCCTTTACACGGTGCCCTATATCGGGCGTGACGGCCAGGAGCACCGCCTGCCCAGGCTGGATCCTTCCCTGTGCATCGGCTGCGGCGCGTGCGAACACGCCTGTCCCGTTACCGCGGAACGGCCTGAGGAACGCGAACGCCGGAACTCCTGCGATTTGTGCGAGGAAAAATGCGAGTTCGGAAGGCGGCGGGAAATGCCCCCCCGGGCGTTGGTGGTCCGTGCCGTAAATCCCCAGCAGAAAGCTGTTAAAAAGTTTGAGGACAAAGCTGTGGATCCGGTGGGGGATGCGGATTTTCCGTTTTGA
- a CDS encoding ATP-binding cassette domain-containing protein → MLQADGITYEIETPDGPLKLLDNVSFNVPRGHFMAVVGPSGCGKTTLLKAIAGMIAETGGRFFWNGHDLAEEDFEPSEIGFVPQFSIAYDQLSVDENVESAARLRCRFNSVDDLDDSIDNALEVTGMEGITDRDVKILSGGQKRRLALAMELVSNPRLLICDEVTSGLDPRSEHDIVFLLHEISRSEGRIVISVTHSLSHLDRYDSILVMHQGCVAYHGSPKTMLHYFGVSSLEEIYPKLQDREGPSWSRSWSKHRDSYYSRLEQEREKKILSGELPDPDAVRPAEAEKEGASGESGTEREKAVEENIPEVPGFFTQFFCLLGRRWRIFFRDRSQLVLQLVMVLLFPVLVAMFTDKGSGQIVGLSATQDVQTVQKDMEAQQLNMKTGSAVSGIIMFEVILLGLMGSNNAAREVAGERAVMEKEKYAGMRPSAYLASKLSYLSVLVLVQSVWMFAFVDFFWDRGGGLTHLLFLILANAAMTFVCLGISALARSADQASLLSIYLVGFQLPLSGAVLALPEYAEGFIRPFISAYWAWSGSISALKDDVYYAVKNVLDTDLTPSLVCYIVLGVHVACGIAAAYAGIRRSRWEL, encoded by the coding sequence ATGTTGCAGGCGGACGGCATTACGTATGAGATAGAAACACCGGATGGTCCTTTGAAATTATTGGACAATGTCAGTTTTAATGTCCCTCGCGGTCATTTTATGGCGGTCGTTGGTCCTTCCGGCTGCGGAAAGACGACCTTATTGAAGGCGATTGCAGGCATGATTGCGGAAACGGGCGGGCGTTTTTTCTGGAATGGCCATGATTTGGCTGAAGAAGACTTTGAACCTTCGGAAATCGGGTTCGTTCCCCAGTTCAGCATTGCCTATGACCAGCTGAGCGTGGATGAGAATGTGGAGAGCGCCGCCAGGCTCCGTTGCCGGTTCAATTCCGTGGACGATTTGGACGACAGCATTGACAATGCCCTGGAGGTAACGGGAATGGAGGGGATTACGGACCGGGATGTGAAAATTCTTTCCGGCGGCCAGAAAAGGCGCCTGGCGCTGGCCATGGAACTGGTATCCAATCCCCGGCTGCTGATTTGCGATGAGGTGACGTCCGGACTGGATCCCAGGTCGGAACACGATATCGTGTTCCTCCTGCATGAAATCTCCCGTTCGGAAGGCCGCATCGTCATTTCCGTCACGCACAGCCTTTCCCATCTGGACAGGTATGATTCCATCCTGGTCATGCACCAGGGCTGCGTGGCTTACCACGGTTCTCCGAAAACCATGCTGCATTACTTCGGCGTTTCCTCGCTGGAGGAGATTTACCCGAAGCTCCAGGATCGTGAAGGCCCTTCCTGGAGCCGGTCCTGGAGCAAGCACCGGGATTCCTATTATTCCCGTCTGGAACAGGAAAGGGAGAAGAAAATTCTTTCCGGGGAACTGCCGGATCCGGATGCCGTCCGTCCTGCGGAGGCGGAGAAGGAGGGGGCCTCCGGAGAATCCGGAACGGAACGGGAAAAGGCCGTGGAGGAAAACATTCCGGAAGTTCCCGGATTCTTCACCCAGTTCTTTTGCTTGCTGGGGCGGCGCTGGCGCATCTTTTTCCGCGACCGTTCCCAGTTGGTTCTTCAATTGGTCATGGTGCTGCTGTTTCCCGTGCTGGTAGCCATGTTTACGGACAAGGGCTCCGGGCAAATCGTGGGGCTTTCCGCCACGCAGGATGTCCAGACTGTCCAGAAGGATATGGAAGCCCAGCAGCTGAACATGAAAACGGGGTCCGCCGTCTCCGGCATCATCATGTTTGAGGTGATTTTGCTGGGGCTGATGGGGTCCAACAATGCCGCCCGCGAGGTGGCCGGTGAACGCGCCGTCATGGAAAAGGAAAAGTATGCGGGCATGAGGCCTTCCGCCTACCTGGCGAGCAAGCTGTCCTATCTGAGCGTTCTGGTGCTGGTGCAATCCGTCTGGATGTTTGCCTTTGTGGATTTTTTCTGGGACCGTGGCGGCGGCCTGACGCATCTGCTGTTCCTGATTTTGGCGAACGCCGCCATGACTTTTGTATGCCTGGGCATTTCCGCCCTGGCCCGGAGTGCGGACCAGGCTTCCCTGCTGAGCATTTATCTGGTGGGTTTCCAGCTTCCTCTCTCCGGAGCGGTGCTGGCGCTTCCGGAATATGCGGAGGGTTTCATACGGCCCTTCATTTCCGCGTACTGGGCGTGGTCCGGCAGCATCTCCGCCCTGAAGGACGATGTATATTACGCCGTCAAGAATGTGCTGGATACGGACCTGACGCCCTCCCTGGTTTGCTATATTGTTCTGGGCGTGCATGTTGCGTGCGGCATTGCGGCCGCCTACGCGGGAATCCGCCGTTCGCGCTGGGAGCTTTAA
- a CDS encoding class I SAM-dependent methyltransferase has product MKCSLLSRPMTCAHDWISRVVSPGDAVVDATAGNGHDTVFLARLVGTSGQVHAFDVQEEAIRATRERLEKEGLLTPSVQLHLASHDRLAELVGGPVKAIVFNLGYLPGGDKKTVTRTECTLAALEQAAALIAPNGLLSVMCYPGHEGGKEEAEAVEAFLSRLPHHSWRAGKYQLLNTGTPAPFQICAFRLD; this is encoded by the coding sequence ATGAAATGTTCCCTGCTCAGCCGCCCCATGACCTGCGCTCATGACTGGATCAGCCGCGTCGTCTCCCCCGGGGACGCAGTCGTGGACGCCACGGCGGGCAACGGGCACGATACGGTTTTCCTGGCCCGGCTGGTTGGCACTTCCGGCCAGGTGCACGCCTTTGACGTGCAGGAAGAAGCCATCCGCGCCACCAGGGAGCGTCTGGAGAAGGAAGGGCTGCTCACCCCTTCCGTCCAGCTCCATCTTGCCAGCCATGACCGCCTGGCGGAACTGGTCGGAGGCCCCGTGAAGGCCATCGTTTTCAACCTGGGCTATCTGCCGGGCGGGGACAAAAAAACGGTCACCAGGACGGAATGCACCCTGGCGGCGCTGGAACAGGCCGCCGCTCTCATTGCCCCGAACGGGCTTCTCAGCGTCATGTGCTATCCCGGCCACGAAGGAGGAAAGGAAGAAGCGGAAGCCGTGGAAGCCTTCCTGTCCCGCCTGCCCCATCATTCCTGGCGCGCCGGCAAATACCAGCTCCTGAACACCGGAACACCGGCTCCCTTCCAGATATGCGCCTTCAGGCTGGACTGA
- a CDS encoding non-canonical purine NTP pyrophosphatase has translation MIMEQELPLLVVATRNAHKTGEIRAMLAGKWEVKDLSDYPQAPPVDETGVTFTENATLKALSASRCIPGVLLADDSGLEVDVLDGRPGVWSSSFGGEEGNHARNNLRMMEELRRAGVKPGDRPSARFRCVMVLAGNGRVLAEFSGSVEGYMLTEPAGEGGFGYDPLFVPEGHDRSFAQLPMEVKNSMSHRARALAQVVEWMKERRA, from the coding sequence ATGATTATGGAACAGGAATTGCCGCTGCTGGTGGTTGCCACGCGCAACGCCCACAAGACCGGGGAAATCCGCGCCATGCTGGCCGGGAAATGGGAAGTGAAGGATCTTTCCGACTATCCCCAGGCTCCGCCCGTGGATGAAACGGGAGTCACGTTTACGGAGAACGCCACGCTCAAGGCGCTTTCCGCTTCCAGATGCATCCCCGGCGTCCTGCTGGCGGATGATTCCGGGCTGGAGGTGGATGTGCTGGACGGGCGCCCCGGAGTCTGGTCCTCCTCCTTCGGCGGGGAGGAAGGGAATCATGCGCGGAATAACCTCCGCATGATGGAGGAACTGCGGCGCGCCGGCGTGAAGCCGGGGGACAGGCCTTCCGCGCGGTTCCGCTGCGTCATGGTGCTTGCCGGGAACGGCCGCGTGCTGGCGGAGTTTTCCGGTTCCGTGGAAGGCTACATGTTGACGGAGCCGGCCGGAGAAGGAGGGTTCGGCTATGATCCGCTGTTTGTCCCGGAAGGGCATGACCGGAGTTTCGCCCAGCTTCCCATGGAAGTGAAAAATTCCATGTCGCACCGCGCCCGCGCTCTGGCACAGGTGGTGGAGTGGATGAAGGAACGCCGGGCCTGA
- a CDS encoding RNP-1 like RNA-binding protein — protein sequence MSQHNTQGRQGQGARRRYNKGGRSYGNDRRDSSGYRPKYRKEAPAKLSLWQRFLGLFGIRPSKNNKHAARDKAAAKTNTRVARNRQDRVSAPKQPVSNRRLYVGNLSYEATESDLEDVFKGIGEVNSVEIIYNPRTHKSKGYAFVEMKKMEDAIRSVDILHNQPFMGRNLLVSGANERQEQPRQPREDRAPREEQDSMAEVKETSTPLLQPEAPAPQSQEQ from the coding sequence ATGTCACAACACAACACACAGGGAAGACAGGGCCAGGGAGCCCGCCGCCGCTACAACAAGGGCGGACGCTCCTATGGCAATGACCGCCGCGATTCCAGCGGTTACCGTCCCAAGTACAGAAAAGAAGCGCCCGCCAAACTCTCCTTGTGGCAGCGTTTCCTGGGCCTCTTCGGCATTCGTCCGTCCAAGAATAACAAGCATGCGGCCAGGGATAAAGCCGCCGCCAAAACCAACACCCGCGTAGCCCGCAACAGGCAAGATCGCGTTTCCGCACCCAAACAGCCCGTCTCCAACCGCCGGCTTTATGTGGGCAATCTTTCCTATGAAGCTACGGAAAGCGACCTGGAGGACGTGTTCAAGGGCATCGGGGAAGTCAATTCCGTGGAAATCATTTACAACCCCCGCACCCACAAGTCCAAGGGGTATGCTTTTGTGGAAATGAAGAAGATGGAAGACGCCATCCGTTCCGTGGACATTCTCCACAACCAGCCTTTCATGGGCCGCAATCTGCTGGTCAGCGGAGCCAATGAACGCCAGGAACAACCCCGGCAGCCCCGCGAAGACCGCGCGCCCAGGGAAGAACAGGATTCCATGGCGGAAGTGAAAGAAACCTCCACTCCCCTGCTCCAGCCGGAAGCTCCCGCTCCCCAGTCCCAGGAACAATAA
- a CDS encoding DUF362 domain-containing protein, producing MKMTDRRTFLKRTAAAGALAAISDMDSLFAQEAGAPAASGIPDLVAVRNGTRAEMVRKAVETLGGMQAFVKPGQTVVIKPNIGWNKAPEFGANTHPETVATLVELCRKAGAKEVRVFDHCCHNGAYEGSGVKEAVEKAGGVMVDGGNESQYVRTENPKARKFTSAKVHKAVLEADVYITCPPLKHHSGSEMTACMKNVMGTVWDRGAMHKNDLHQCIADAVYFRKPDLCVLDAYMPMVRNGPVGKDTNDLVERKTLLASRDIVAIDAAGAALLNKAGKIRHVQLGEEMGLGVADLSRLNIRRISMA from the coding sequence ATGAAGATGACTGACAGACGCACTTTTTTGAAAAGGACTGCCGCCGCAGGGGCGCTGGCGGCCATATCGGACATGGATTCCCTGTTCGCCCAGGAGGCCGGAGCTCCGGCGGCTTCCGGCATCCCGGATCTGGTGGCCGTTCGCAACGGTACCCGTGCGGAGATGGTCAGGAAGGCCGTGGAGACGCTGGGCGGCATGCAGGCTTTCGTCAAGCCGGGCCAGACCGTCGTCATCAAGCCGAACATCGGCTGGAACAAGGCTCCGGAATTTGGCGCCAACACTCATCCTGAAACCGTCGCCACGCTGGTGGAGCTGTGCAGGAAGGCCGGGGCGAAGGAAGTAAGGGTGTTTGACCACTGCTGCCACAACGGCGCTTATGAGGGCAGCGGCGTGAAAGAGGCCGTAGAGAAGGCTGGCGGTGTGATGGTGGACGGCGGCAATGAGAGCCAGTACGTGCGGACGGAAAACCCGAAAGCCCGGAAATTCACCTCCGCCAAGGTGCATAAGGCCGTGCTGGAAGCGGATGTTTATATCACCTGCCCGCCCCTCAAGCACCACAGCGGTTCCGAGATGACCGCCTGCATGAAGAATGTCATGGGCACCGTCTGGGACCGCGGGGCCATGCATAAGAACGACCTGCACCAGTGCATCGCGGACGCCGTGTATTTCCGCAAGCCGGACCTGTGCGTGCTGGACGCCTACATGCCCATGGTGCGCAATGGCCCCGTGGGGAAGGATACGAATGACCTGGTGGAGCGCAAAACCCTTCTGGCTTCCCGTGACATCGTGGCCATTGACGCTGCGGGCGCCGCCCTGCTGAACAAGGCCGGAAAAATTCGCCATGTGCAGCTTGGGGAGGAAATGGGGCTGGGCGTCGCCGACCTTTCCAGGCTTAATATCCGCCGTATCAGCATGGCCTGA
- a CDS encoding exodeoxyribonuclease III — protein sequence MKLVSWNVNGLRAVLGKGMADAVDALEPDVLCLQEIKARPEQVKDLWISSWPHQLWNPAEKAGYSGVLILSRVRPLSTSVGIGWPEHDREGRVCTMEFEGFYLVNCYTPNSQNELVRLPYREQWDAAFREYVAGLAETKPVVFCGDLNVAHEEIDIARPKENRFSAGFSDQERAGFTLLLEAGFTDTFRALHPEEPGWYSWWSYRAGARARNIGWRIDYFCVSNPLASRVKDAAIHPDVTGSDHCPVSLEIDC from the coding sequence ATGAAACTCGTCTCATGGAACGTGAACGGATTGCGGGCGGTTCTGGGCAAGGGAATGGCGGACGCCGTGGATGCCCTGGAGCCGGACGTCCTCTGCCTTCAGGAGATCAAGGCGCGTCCGGAACAGGTGAAAGACCTGTGGATTTCCTCCTGGCCGCACCAGCTCTGGAATCCGGCGGAGAAGGCCGGCTATTCCGGCGTGCTGATCCTCAGCCGGGTGCGGCCTCTTTCCACGTCCGTCGGAATCGGCTGGCCGGAGCATGACCGGGAAGGGCGCGTCTGCACGATGGAATTCGAGGGGTTTTACCTGGTCAACTGCTATACGCCCAATTCACAGAATGAACTGGTGCGCCTTCCGTACCGGGAGCAGTGGGACGCCGCGTTCCGCGAGTATGTGGCGGGACTGGCGGAAACCAAGCCGGTCGTTTTCTGCGGAGACTTGAACGTGGCCCATGAGGAGATTGACATTGCACGTCCCAAAGAGAACCGTTTTTCCGCCGGGTTCAGCGACCAGGAGCGCGCCGGGTTCACGCTGCTGCTTGAGGCCGGTTTTACGGATACGTTCCGCGCCCTGCATCCGGAGGAGCCGGGCTGGTACAGCTGGTGGTCCTACCGCGCGGGCGCCCGCGCCCGGAATATCGGATGGCGCATTGACTATTTCTGCGTTTCCAATCCGCTGGCTTCCAGGGTGAAGGATGCCGCCATCCATCCGGATGTGACGGGGTCCGACCATTGCCCCGTCAGCCTGGAGATTGACTGCTGA